The stretch of DNA ATCAGGAATCCCTGCGACGCCGTGAGGGACGTCCGCGGGGAGATGGAGGGCGGCGGGTCGTTGTGTCGGAGCTTCGTCTCCCCCGGAATCTCGCGGCGGATCTGTCCGGGATAGATCGCGGCCGCGGTGAGATCGAGGATGAGGTCGGCGGCGTTCAGCCGCGCGGCGGCGACGCCGGGTCGGGTCGCGTTCGCCGTCGAGGCGATGAAGGCGGCCTCGTCGTCGGAAGCGAGCGAGCTCATCAGGATCGCGAGCGCCGCCTCCCGGACCTTCGGGTCTCCGGAGCCCGCGGGCGGCGCGCCCGGAGCGGGCTTCGGCGCCCCCGCCTTCACCGCGCGCAGGAGCAGCCCCCGCTCGAAGACGAGGACGCCGCTCTCGGCGCCCCGCGTCATCAACGAGCCGCTCTCCTCGGATCTCTGGATGCGCGAGAGGAGGGCGAGCAGGTGGCTGAGGGCGAGCGCCGGGCCGGCCTCGCTCACGAGGCACCTCCCGCCGCGACGTCGCGAATCCAGGACGTCAGAAAGGCCTCGTACCCCTCGCCCGTCGCCGAGGTCAGGGCCGCGCCGATGTCGTTGGCGCGGCCGAGCGCGTCGAGAAGATCCAGCAGTTGGGAGAACGAGTACGTCTTCAGAAAGTACTCGACGAGGGAGAGCGCGAGGGGATAGGAGAAGTCGGCGTCGATTTGCGCGGGGGTGGCCCGCGCGAACTTCGCGGCGAGGTCCCTGCCCGCACGCCCCGTGGTCTTCCCCTCCTGCCACTGGGCGATTCCCTCCTGGAGCCAGCGCGGGGAGTTGCCGTGGGTCTTGTGGTAGACCATGCAGTGGGTCAGCTCGTGCGTGAAGACGCTCTTCGCCTCGTTCGTGAGGTGCGAGAGGCCGCCGATGGGGACCCGGATCTGCCCGTCGAAGAGGCCGCCGACCCACTTCGGGGAGCGCGTGACGTCGAAGAACGCGTCGCGCGAGTAGAGCGTGACGATCACGATCGAGGCGGGGTAGACGTTGTACCTGGAGCTCAGCTCTCCGAACTCTGCCTCGAGGTGATCGAGGATCTCGCGGCTCAGATCCTGGGACGCCCGGTCGCCGTCGTACTTCAGCGTGAAGTGGGCCGCCCCCGCGCGGAAGAAGTCGGCCTCGGCGCTGAGCTGGCGCTTCGCCTTCTGGAGCTTCTC from Acidobacteriota bacterium encodes:
- a CDS encoding tetratricopeptide repeat protein encodes the protein MDERAVKREEAILHTLLGNEAARSGDLDESESEYRLAVDADPNLAAPLLNLARVRMTQGRNDDAESLIQNALVLRPGDAIGLALLGEVAYRTDRLPEAIDLWERSLKVETDAALQEKLQKAKRQLSAEADFFRAGAAHFTLKYDGDRASQDLSREILDHLEAEFGELSSRYNVYPASIVIVTLYSRDAFFDVTRSPKWVGGLFDGQIRVPIGGLSHLTNEAKSVFTHELTHCMVYHKTHGNSPRWLQEGIAQWQEGKTTGRAGRDLAAKFARATPAQIDADFSYPLALSLVEYFLKTYSFSQLLDLLDALGRANDIGAALTSATGEGYEAFLTSWIRDVAAGGAS